The Grus americana isolate bGruAme1 chromosome 27 unlocalized genomic scaffold, bGruAme1.mat SUPER_27_unloc_1, whole genome shotgun sequence genome segment tttctcactCCCTCAGCATTAGAATCATGCAGGTTTTGTTCTGCAAGTCTCAGCTTCCTCAGTCCCGTGCGGAGGAGAGGGCTGGAGTGTCAGTTATTCTGAGTAGCTTTGGGCAAACTCTCAGGACATTTCCTGTGATTACCACCACTGGAAGAAACGCATTCCAGCCTCAGAGGTGGGTGTGGGACACTTAGAGGGAACGGCTTGTGCAGAGAGGTGTGTTTCTCGGGCGTGAGCTTTCTCCAGTCATGTGCTGAGGCATGTCCCTGGCATTGGCCATGGCCCTGACCCTGATCCTCTCCCACCTCACCCCGTGGCACCCTGGGGATGACCTGCTCAGTGTCCTACTTTCTCAGGGAGCCCCACAGGCACAGCTGGCCATGCTgaggtcctgctgctgggctgggattTGCAGGGAGGCAGCCCCCAAGACCTCAGGAACCACTGCTGATGAAGGACAAATGTGAAGCAAATAGTTCTGCCCAGCAGCtttcaatcacagaatcacagagcagctgggcttGGAAGCCACTTCAGGACATCATCCAGTCCACCTCCCCCCTTCCtaaaagcagggtcagctagagcaaGTGGCTCAGGACCATGTCCCGTCTAGATTTTAATATTCGCAAGGGTGGACCCTTCGTAACCTTTTTGGGcaactgttccagtgtttgaccaccctatCTTtcaatggaatttcctgtatttcagtgtgtCCTTTCTTCAGGGCACCACTGGAAAATGTCTGGATTGGTCTCCTTAAACCTTCCCATTATTCTCCTCTGCACAACCTCTCCCATGTGGCTTGGTTGACTCCCAGTTACCCCttccctatctttttttttttttattgatcacttccttttaactttttatgctgcattttgaCCTACAATGTGGTttttagcatctctctggcagTCCCACAGCACAGTCCATTGGTCATCTGAGCCAGTAACACCTGATGTGCCCTTTCTCAATTGGAAGAAATTGGCCTGTTGGGTGGATGGGAAGGAGTGGGGCAGGAATCCCTTCCTTCTCATGTGAGTGCTTCAGAGAGCTGTGGCCACTCACCCTGCGATGTGCCCATCCCTTGCTTTGGAGGAAGGGTGGTGTCTGGCATGACGTTTCACACAGTGGGCTTTTTTGGAGAGAGGGGTTCCTTTTCTCTGGcacactttctctttcctgagagCAGAAGGATGTCGATCCTCAACAACTATAACATGTTTTCCAGGGCATACCCAGCGGCATATGAatgttgtttgtttctctgtgagCAAATGCACTTCATGGATTTATTCTGTAGTGAGAAAGAAGAACTTCCATTGAGCAGCTCACCTCTAGAGTCTGCAGTGGCTCTGTGGGATGAGTGTTCTTTACCCATCaggaagaacatttattttatgctttcactAGGCATGAAATACATAAAGCTAGcgtgaacagaaaaatgtcctacacaaaaaaatgtggaaggtaaatgctgaaatgtgtttctttctcgTAGCCTCTCTTTGTgacaactgagaaaataaaagacaaacaacATTGCATGGCCGAAGGGGAAAGGGACAATGGGACAGCATCCATGGATTTTGTGCTGCTGGGAATACGTGATGTCCCCACGCTCCAGTacctgctctttctcctcttgcttaTGATCTACTCAGTCACCATGATTGGGAACATCCTCATTGttgtgctggtggtggcagacCGGCATCtgcacacccccatgtacttcttcctgggCAATCTGTCCTCCTTGGAGACCTGCTACAGCTCCACCATCCTGCCACGGTTGCTGGCCAGCTTCTTGTCTGGGgacagcagcatctctgctcacGGCTGCATGGCTCAGTTCTACTTCTTTGCTTCCCTTGCAACTACTGAGTGTTACCTTCTGGCGGCCATGTCCTACGATCGGTACTTGGCCATATGCCAGCCTCTGCTCTATGCCAGCCTCATGACCTGGAAGGTCTCTTTACACCTGGCAGCTGCATCTTGGctagggggttcactgctgctggtggtagTCACAGTGTTCTTATCCCAGTTGCAGTTCTGTGGCCCCAAGGCAATTGACCACTTCTTCTGTGAGTTTACTCCATTGCTGGAGCTTGCCTGCAGTAACACCAAGGTGTTCACGCTCATTGGGTTTGTCTTTGCCTTTCTGGACCTggtatttcctttcctgttcacGCTGGCCTCCTACATGTGCATCATAGCTGCCATCCTGAGGATCCCGTCCAGCACGGGCAGACAGAAGGCCTTCTCTACCTGCTCCTCTCACCTCTCCGTTGTCACTGTTTACTATGGCACCCTCTTTGTTGTCTACATGCTACCTAGAACAGGCCCGCTGAGGCAGCTCAACAAAGTGTTCTCCTTTTTCTACACCATCCTGACGCCCCTGGTCAATCCCCTCATCTACAGCCTGCGGAACAGCGAGGTCAAGGAGGCCATCAGGAAAGTGCTCAGGAAAGCCCTGGCCTGCACCCAGAGCTCATGCTCCCTGGGTGACGCAGGCAAAAGATGCTTCTAGCTCCTTTGGAAGCTCTGGATACCAGCTGGCTCTTCCAAAGCACATGCCACTGAGACCTCTTGTGAAgtggcaaagggaagaaagcaaaaggtcCTTGGAGAGAAAtatcattgtttaaaaaaaatgttgaaaatgtcatgggtttgctttttccttgaaaataaacacCTTGGTGATCTTATGTGGGGAACTATTGAAGTATCAGGATTGAATAAGGAGCCTTTGCTGCAAGAGGAGGTGGAGAGGCTGGAGTGAGGGGAGCAGTTCCTCTGTCTGAGGGCTGAAACAAGGTCATCGCCTGGatctccccccacacacacaccttttcCTCCCCTGTTCCTGGCAGAAGTGAGCaagtccctgctccagcttttcCCTTCTGGCTCCAGCTCaagcttctcttctgtcttcacCCTACATCTTGGACAGAGACCGTGACAGCCGTTCCCTTGCCCCAGTCTCTTCATCCTTGGAGGATCAGGCTTCCCACCtcagccctccttccccactAGAAAGCTGTGACCCATTGTACTGGAGCTCATTCTCTTCATGGCAGCCTGTaaggtgctgtgctttggactGGGGACCAAAACCGTGTTGATATCACACCAGATgtgtagctattgctgagcagtgtctGCACAGCATCGAGACCgtctctgtttctcacattgCCCTTAGAGTGAGCAGGTTGAGAGTGCAcaagaaattgggaggggacacagcaaggacagctgatccaaacttACCAGATCTTCCATGTCATAtagcatcatgctcagcaacaaaaatgGAGGGGAGGGCTTTTTTCAGTGGATAGCCATTgcttggggactggctgggcaccAGTGTACTTGTGGAAGCTGGGGAGTGATTGCTTTGGCATCACTTATTactttggggttggtttttttggtggtttttttttttttcttcttttttttttcttcttccttcttctttcctatGTGAAATTCTGGGTGCTataatttaagaaggatgtgaaggtccttggaTGTGTCCCGAGGAGGGCAAtgcagctggtgaaagggctggacaccatgtcctctgaggagcagctaaggTCTCTGGgattgtctagtttggagaaaagaaggctgaggggtgacctgattgctctctacagcttcctgaggaggggacatggagagggaggtgccGATCCCTGTGATCCGGTGCCAGGATGCCTGGAATGGTTCGAAGCTGCATCAGAGGAGGTTTAGACTagacatgaggaagcatttctttagagagggtggtcaaacactggaacaggcttcctagaaaGGTGGTtaatgccccaagcctgtcagtgttgaagaggcatttggacaatacCCTTCCTAATAGGCTTTCatttttggtcagccctgaagtggtcaggcaattggactagatgatgaTTGTAGGTGCTTCCAAACTGAAGTATCCTGTCCTgtcctatcccatcctatcctatcctatcctatcctatcctatcctatcctatcctatcccatcctatcctatcctatcctatcctatcccatcctatcctatcctatcccatcctatccaTTTATGATGCCACCCTTACTGGCCTCTCCTTCAACCCTCATGCACAAGGGCTGACCCAGCTTGTCCCCTTCCCCATTGAGGAGCTCCATACATCCAAGTAGCCTCTTTACTTTGAGGAAACTTCACTCTGGATCCTCCCAGCCCGTGTCTCCTGAAAGCTCTATCCATCTGTGGTGGTTGGACCGTGGCTagccaccaggtgcccaccaagctgctctactactccccctcctcaacagggcagagggagaaaacacaccaaaaagcttgtgggtcaggaTGAGGAcaggagatcactcaccaattaccatcatgggcaaaacagacttaactCAGGGAGATTAATTTAACTTATTGCCAGTCAAATCAGAAtggggtaatgagaaataaaatcaaatctttaaaCACCTTCTCTGGAAACCTCCCTTATTCCTGGGCTCAAATTCACTCccaattttctctgccttttcctccgcagcagcacaggggttaGGGAAATGGAGGtcacggtcagttcatcacatgttgcctctgtcactccttcctcctcacactcctcttcccacaggagatagtccttcatgaacttctccaacatgggtccttcccacggTGCGGGgtgctccaggggctgcagggcagatatctgctccactgtggtccTCCATGGGTGGCAGTGGGACAACCTGCATCATtgtggtcttcaccatgggctgcaagggaatcACTGCTGCGGCACTTcaagcacctcctccccctccttcttcactgaccttggtgtctgcagaagTTTTTCTCTCATATAGTCTCACccctctcttccagctgctgttgtgcagcagttgtttccccttcttaactatgttactGCAGAGGTGCTATCACCATCActgtggtgggtccatcttagagccagctggaactggctctATCTCACATGATGGGgcagcttctggcatcttctcacagaagccacccctgcacaCCACCCTCCCCACTACCCATCCCTTGCCAtgtaaacccaatacaaatTCCTAAACATCCTTTATATGATGTACCCTCGACCAATCTAGGATGTCTTAGATCTCAGTGTATGACTGCTGCTTGACGTG includes the following:
- the LOC129200042 gene encoding olfactory receptor 1013-like — protein: MAEGERDNGTASMDFVLLGIRDVPTLQYLLFLLLLMIYSVTMIGNILIVVLVVADRHLHTPMYFFLGNLSSLETCYSSTILPRLLASFLSGDSSISAHGCMAQFYFFASLATTECYLLAAMSYDRYLAICQPLLYASLMTWKVSLHLAAASWLGGSLLLVVVTVFLSQLQFCGPKAIDHFFCEFTPLLELACSNTKVFTLIGFVFAFLDLVFPFLFTLASYMCIIAAILRIPSSTGRQKAFSTCSSHLSVVTVYYGTLFVVYMLPRTGPLRQLNKVFSFFYTILTPLVNPLIYSLRNSEVKEAIRKVLRKALACTQSSCSLGDAGKRCF